Genomic DNA from Calonectris borealis chromosome 4, bCalBor7.hap1.2, whole genome shotgun sequence:
TTCCCCAGGTGGAAACAGAGAGATGGTTGACAGTTTTCAAGAGTAGCAGCACCCAGAAGACACGATTCTACTTCATAGATTTTCTGATGGGCTCAAACATGACTACATGGCTTTGGATGGTggaggctgctgctctgcaaCATCAGGCTTGGCTCACTGCCTGGGAACCGGGCAGCACGCCTGTCTGTGGGTGCCTTTGACTTCTTCCCAACTGCAGCCCAGGGTGATGCTCAAGAGGGTGCTTATAGTTGGAGTGCAGCCAAACGCCTCATTTTCCCAAGTTTCCCCCTCTCTATCACGAGCTTTCACTGATAACAGTCCCCTCCACCCCAACCCCCCAGCGATGACCGATATGCAAAGGCAAATAGGATCTAATGCACCATCAGCGGAAGAGTAGTCAGGGAAATAGCGTGATGTATCTGTGAAATACAGTCATCCAATGGTTAAAAAAGGTAGTAAGTCCCAGTGAAAGCAGGGGTGAGGAGCATGTCTAGATTTCACAGATACAAAAACTTCACCTGGCGTACTCCAGTTTTGCTGCTAGCTTGAAATAATGTGAAGTACAACTGCAAGTATCTCACACCAGAACATTTTAAGCAttctaaattgtatttttcagtgaaagctgTTATCAGCACAACATAAACAACTGCTCACAATGACAAAGCATAAGAACAAATGTTGTACCCATTTAACTCtagtttatattttatgtttatttgcaCAATACAAATCATTAAAGAAACATACTATTTCAGTTTCCACTGTAGACTTTCATGTACTATTTTCAGTTCCTTTGGCTTGTCCATTACTGGTACCATCTCAATACCAGCCTTACTCTCTGGTGTTTCTCCTTCACACACCAGCATGGATTATACCTTAGTGTCATATGTGTAGTTGTCATAACCAAATCAGAACAAATAGCGTATTTTGTACAGAATATTTAATGCAAAAAGGAAGCTTGAGGACTTTTTACAACCTTGCTGGGGTGTCAAATAGTGTGCCCtttcaaaaaacattaaaatcacTATCTTCTGGACAAATAGTGAAACAATGAGTTCTGTACACAGATACCACCACCAGGTACTGAGTATAAGATCACTTTTTTCTAGAAAACACCAAATAAATACAAGCAATATATGAAACAGAAGCTGTTGTCAGCTACCTATTCTAAATCGTACCTGTGAAAATACAAAAGGGCACATTGTGAATATTTAAAGAGTAAAGTGCTTTTAACATCGAGCAAGTGAATGCAACTAGTGTACCACAGGCAAATATATACCCATTTTGGACAAAAGAGTCTCCATGCAATTAGTCAGCAGCAATCCTCCGCATTCATTTACAATATTAAACTAGTATATATTACTTCAGTCATACAGGGTTTAAAGTCAGGATACAGTATGTACGCTTTCAAAACTCAACTAATGCTCTACATTAGCATACATTTTGAGCATTGCTACAGAAAGGtggggtttgtgtttttgttgggttttttttgtttggtttttttttttttttttaaccttttaagaAGCCAAACCTTTGGTAGTGTAAATGCAGCATACACTGAAGATACCACTGAACCAATATGAGAGCTCATTATGCAGCTGACAGGaatgggaagaagaagaaatcaaaagcGAATTTAATGGCTTTATGCACTGTGCTCCTCCAGTCATGCTCTATTTTCACATGCCTCCCTGCAGGTAAGAGTTTAGACATGCAATTCAAGCAAGTGATTGCTTTCAGTTCAAAGACAGGCCATTTACTGCCAAGACGACCCTCCAGAATTGTGCTGAATTCAATTATACTTCCTTGCCTTAAGTTCAACAACACTTTTTTAAACTCATTGCTTGCCTTCAGCACAATATCTTTGGTTATATCATCCTCCTCTATAGACTTGGTTCCATTTTTACTACTGAAAGGCATGCCCACAGTTATTTCAAATTTGTACCGATCAAACATTTTCATGTGGCAGTTATGCTTTGTCAAATACTTGAGACGACACAATTCTTCCTCCTCCAGCGTAACATTCTTGGGGTCACAAAGAGGGTAGATTTCACCATACAAGCATCTCATCCAATCCCCAATAAAAAGCGGAAGCATATTTATTGCAGATTCTGCGCTATTGTCGATTTCTGTCACGCGCACATATTTGAACCGCCCAGTCCATGTCACTCTGTGTCCTTCCAGGTGACTACATAAAATCTGAGTACGTGCCATGTTAGTCTCCTTCCACGACCGGGGTCCACAGAGGAAAGCATACTGATTCCATGTCAAGGTAGAGTTGTAAACTTTCATTCCCTCTGATCGATACACATAGAACCAACAGAACAACACTACAGCTGTAATCCACACCAGAATGAGTTTCACGATCGAGCTGCGAGTGAGGGATTTAACCATTTCAACTACAGAGAAGTTAACTTTCGTCCACCATCGGAAGAGCAAAGGAACAGTACACAAAACCAGAGTCACTACAATTTTCATGAGCTCCAGAGACACGAACCACTTAATGAAATGGATAAGACACATCAGTGCAATGCCTATACCTAGCACTGGGAgtgcaaagagaaacagaaaataaccaATTGATGCACGAACGAGCCCAATGCCAGAGGACTCCCGCAGAATGACCACAGAGAGTTCGCACCACATAAAGCAGACCAGATAAGGGACCAGGTAGCAGTAGGTGCCTTTAAAACTCCGTAGTTGTGCCATTCTAAAGAAAAGATAGAACAAGTACAAAAACAGAAGGCATGGGATGCTTACATTTATCACAAAGAAATGGCCTACAGGAACAGTAAAGAAGGTTTTACCTAAGAATTTCAGGTAGCCAAAATTCCCAGGTAATACCTGCAGTAGGGATAAGCAACCTGCTGCTATCTCAGTCATTAACGCTCTTCGTGTGTAAGGTTCTGCACACGTGCTTAAACTCATGTAACTCGTCACTGTGAAGAAAACTGAGACGGTAGCTAACTCTGAGCATGGTATACAGTCTTTGCTTGctatagggaaggaaaaaatgacaaagaaTACCGagagtaaaaaataaatgtatggcTCTAAGTGATTCCATCCAAAGTTCACCTCAGCTTGCTCAACATCTAGGTTTGGTTCAAAACGAAGCAGTAAGTCAGTCAAAGCACGGAAGTTTTCCCAAGCCTTACTGTCCTGAAAAACTTTCAGTGTGCAAATCACCATAGAAATGAAGGACAAATAGAATATGACTAACGGAATAATGAAGGCAAAAAAATCAATTGTCAGGTTACtgataatgaagaaaaagatgagagCATTTATATGGTGTGTTGGAACAATGGTAGACAGCCAATGCATTCCTGCCTTTGATGCAATATCTATAAGGTATTCTTTAATTTCCATAATGGCATGAAGCGGATATTTTACAacctggaaagagagaaagaagcgTTTTATTTATGAGCAGTTTTGTATCTTTACATCACAGATATTCTTAGCTGAAGCAGTAGCAGTCAGTTGTCTAACCTCAGCTGACATGAAAAGATTTATATTTCAGATGAATGTTGCCAATAAAATGAGATTACTTTGTCTGAGATTATTAGCTCTATTTTGATTAATTCAGTCAGATGAGGCTCAGAGGCGATTTTGATTTCAGGAAAGATGTATTTCATTACCTTTGACACATTTAATTAAAGGGCTTCCTAGTCAAATATTCTGCTCTGCTAACCTCATACTGAAGATAAAGTACACGGCTGCAGTCCTGTACTATCTTAAGTTGTTACTTGAGCTGTGAGTACTGTAGCTTTAAAGCACTTAACTCTGCCACTGTTCTGCAAGGATTATGCTATACATGCTGACGTGGATATACACTACAGGAAGCAGTGCATATGAATCATATGCACTTACAGGAAGTCTTTACAGCTGTGGTTTATCTTTGAAACAATTCTTCCCAAGCATTTAGGGATGCAGCTGTCAAAATCTGGTTTGTAAGCAGCAGAAATATCTTTAACTGTAATTATTACACGTCTAGGGATTCTTTTAACTCCACAACAGTAACTGTACAGGATCTTAAAATTCTACCTATCTTACGTGGCATTTT
This window encodes:
- the WFS1 gene encoding wolframin isoform X2 translates to MREMSRAKEGMKEEPEVLFEELLERAKAGEPKAQTEVGKHFLRLAEEEDEELNNCSAVDWFILAAKQGRREAVKLLRRCLADRRGITSENEQEVKKLSSETDLERAVRKAALVMYWKLNPKKKKQLAVSELLENVGQVDNEDGEKQPGPVPKSVQKQRRMLERLVSSESKKFIALDDFVEITKKYAKGIIPSNLIMQEEEDDELAGKSPEELPLRLKVVKYPLHAIMEIKEYLIDIASKAGMHWLSTIVPTHHINALIFFFIISNLTIDFFAFIIPLVIFYLSFISMVICTLKVFQDSKAWENFRALTDLLLRFEPNLDVEQAEVNFGWNHLEPYIYFLLSVFFVIFSFPIASKDCIPCSELATVSVFFTVTSYMSLSTCAEPYTRRALMTEIAAGCLSLLQVLPGNFGYLKFLGKTFFTVPVGHFFVINVSIPCLLFLYLFYLFFRMAQLRSFKGTYCYLVPYLVCFMWCELSVVILRESSGIGLVRASIGYFLFLFALPVLGIGIALMCLIHFIKWFVSLELMKIVVTLVLCTVPLLFRWWTKVNFSVVEMVKSLTRSSIVKLILVWITAVVLFCWFYVYRSEGMKVYNSTLTWNQYAFLCGPRSWKETNMARTQILCSHLEGHRVTWTGRFKYVRVTEIDNSAESAINMLPLFIGDWMRCLYGEIYPLCDPKNVTLEEEELCRLKYLTKHNCHMKMFDRYKFEITVGMPFSSKNGTKSIEEDDITKDIVLKASNEFKKVLLNLRQGSIIEFSTILEGRLGSKWPVFELKAITCLNCMSKLLPAGRHVKIEHDWRSTVHKAIKFAFDFFFFPFLSAA
- the WFS1 gene encoding wolframin isoform X3 — its product is MYWKLNPKKKKQLAVSELLENVGQVDNEDGEKQPGPVPKSVQKQRRMLERLVSSESKKFIALDDFVEITKKYAKGIIPSNLIMQEEEDDELAGKSPEELPLRLKVVKYPLHAIMEIKEYLIDIASKAGMHWLSTIVPTHHINALIFFFIISNLTIDFFAFIIPLVIFYLSFISMVICTLKVFQDSKAWENFRALTDLLLRFEPNLDVEQAEVNFGWNHLEPYIYFLLSVFFVIFSFPIASKDCIPCSELATVSVFFTVTSYMSLSTCAEPYTRRALMTEIAAGCLSLLQVLPGNFGYLKFLGKTFFTVPVGHFFVINVSIPCLLFLYLFYLFFRMAQLRSFKGTYCYLVPYLVCFMWCELSVVILRESSGIGLVRASIGYFLFLFALPVLGIGIALMCLIHFIKWFVSLELMKIVVTLVLCTVPLLFRWWTKVNFSVVEMVKSLTRSSIVKLILVWITAVVLFCWFYVYRSEGMKVYNSTLTWNQYAFLCGPRSWKETNMARTQILCSHLEGHRVTWTGRFKYVRVTEIDNSAESAINMLPLFIGDWMRCLYGEIYPLCDPKNVTLEEEELCRLKYLTKHNCHMKMFDRYKFEITVGMPFSSKNGTKSIEEDDITKDIVLKASNEFKKVLLNLRQGSIIEFSTILEGRLGSKWPVFELKAITCLNCMSKLLPAGRHVKIEHDWRSTVHKAIKFAFDFFFFPFLSAA
- the WFS1 gene encoding wolframin isoform X1, which codes for MNSDPDPLSSPSHPQLHLGRSQLNAAAVDHSENNQKSGPSSGDTASFSSSVPGYSHSREKAEKNEGMKEEPEVLFEELLERAKAGEPKAQTEVGKHFLRLAEEEDEELNNCSAVDWFILAAKQGRREAVKLLRRCLADRRGITSENEQEVKKLSSETDLERAVRKAALVMYWKLNPKKKKQLAVSELLENVGQVDNEDGEKQPGPVPKSVQKQRRMLERLVSSESKKFIALDDFVEITKKYAKGIIPSNLIMQEEEDDELAGKSPEELPLRLKVVKYPLHAIMEIKEYLIDIASKAGMHWLSTIVPTHHINALIFFFIISNLTIDFFAFIIPLVIFYLSFISMVICTLKVFQDSKAWENFRALTDLLLRFEPNLDVEQAEVNFGWNHLEPYIYFLLSVFFVIFSFPIASKDCIPCSELATVSVFFTVTSYMSLSTCAEPYTRRALMTEIAAGCLSLLQVLPGNFGYLKFLGKTFFTVPVGHFFVINVSIPCLLFLYLFYLFFRMAQLRSFKGTYCYLVPYLVCFMWCELSVVILRESSGIGLVRASIGYFLFLFALPVLGIGIALMCLIHFIKWFVSLELMKIVVTLVLCTVPLLFRWWTKVNFSVVEMVKSLTRSSIVKLILVWITAVVLFCWFYVYRSEGMKVYNSTLTWNQYAFLCGPRSWKETNMARTQILCSHLEGHRVTWTGRFKYVRVTEIDNSAESAINMLPLFIGDWMRCLYGEIYPLCDPKNVTLEEEELCRLKYLTKHNCHMKMFDRYKFEITVGMPFSSKNGTKSIEEDDITKDIVLKASNEFKKVLLNLRQGSIIEFSTILEGRLGSKWPVFELKAITCLNCMSKLLPAGRHVKIEHDWRSTVHKAIKFAFDFFFFPFLSAA